One window of Paroedura picta isolate Pp20150507F chromosome 2, Ppicta_v3.0, whole genome shotgun sequence genomic DNA carries:
- the LRRC55 gene encoding leucine-rich repeat-containing protein 55 — protein MSVDCTQLGGEQFAPHCCPAMILNPFFVAVVVVFASAVTGCPVLCTCRNQVVDCSGLRLFSVPPDLPLDTRNLSLAHNRITAIPPGYLTCYSELRVLDLRNNSLFELPVGLFWTSKRLSHLDLSYNNFSHVVADMFKEAYSLVHIDLSHNPWLRKVHPQAFRGLVQLQNLDLSYGGLSFLSLEALEGLTGLVTLQIGGNPWVCSCTMEPLLKWLRNRIQRCMSDTQLAECRAPPEVEGAPLVSLTEESFKACHLTLTLDDYLFIAFVGFVVSIASVATNFLLGITANCCHRWSKASEDEEI, from the exons ATGAGTGTAGACTGTACCCAGTTGGGAGGAGAGCAGTTTGCACCCCACTGCTGCCCTGCCATGATACTGAACCCCTTTTTTGTAGCAGTGGTGGTGGTCTTCGCTAGTGCTGTCACCGGCTGCCCTGTCCTGTGCACATGCCGCAACCAGGTTGTGGATTGCAGTGGACTTCGGCTCTTTTCTGTGCCACCAGATCTTCCATTGGATACAAGGAACCTCAGCCTAGCACACAACCGCATCACTGCCATCCCTCCGGGATATCTAACATGTTACTCTGAGCTGCGGGTGCTGGACTTGCGAAACAACTCGCTTTTTGAATTACCCGTTGGACTGTTCTGGACATCCAAACGCCTGTCACACTTGGATTTGAGCTACAATAACTTCAGCCATGTGGTGGCAGATATGTTCAAAGAAGCCTACAGTTTGGTACATATTGACTTGAGCCAcaacccctggctgagaaaagtGCACCCTCAGGCTTTCCGAGGTCTGGTCCAGCTTCAGAACCTTGATCTCAGCTATGGGGGTCTCTCATTCCTCAGCCTGGAAGCTCTAGAGGGCCTCACAGGTTTAGTGACTCTTCAGATTGGAGGCAATCCCTGGGTTTGCAGCTGTACCATGGAGCCACTGTTAAAGTGGTTGAGAAATAGGATCCAGAGATGCATGTCAG ATACTCAGCTGGCTGAGTGCCGGGCACCTCCTGAAGTAGAGGGAGCCCCTTTGGTTTCTCTGACAGAGGAGAGCTTCAAGGCCTGCCACCTGACCTTGACATTGGATGATTATCTCTTCATTGCCTTTGTGGGCTTTGTGGTCTCCATCGCTTCAGTTGCCACCAACTTCCTACTAGGCATCACTGCCAACTGTTGCCACCGTTGGAGCAAGGCAAGTGAGGATGAGGAGATATAG